From Hoeflea sp. 108:
CCGACGCCAAGCACATGCCGCCCGAATTCAACATCGACCAGCAGGATCTTCTGGAAGACCGGCAGCAAGGCAAGAGCTGGAGCTGGTCGGCACTGCGCCCCTCTGTTGTCATCGGCCAGGCACTGGGCAACCCGATGAACCTCGCGATCGCCATCGCCGTCTATGCCTCCATGTCCAGGGAACTCGGCCTGCCGCTGCGTTTTCCCGGCAAACCCGGCGCCTATGACAAGATCATCGAGATGACCGATGCCGACCTGTTGGCACGGGCCACCGTCTGGGCGGCAACAGACGAACGCTGCGCCAACCAGGCGTTCAACATCACCAATGGCGACCTGTTTCGCTGGAACGAGATGTGGCCGCAGATCGCCGCAAACTTCGGCATCGACACAGCCCCGCCCTTGCCGATGTCGCTCGACACCATCATGGGCGACAAACAGCCGCTTTGGGACAAGATGAAGGCCCGGCATGGGCTGGTCGACACGCCTTACAGCGACGTGTCGTCCTGGCGCTTCGCCGACTTCGTCTTCGGCTGGGACTACGACTTCTTCGCCGACGGCAGCAAGGCGCGCCGCTTCGGCTTCCACGAATTCGTCGACACTGAGGAGATGTTCATGCGCACCTTCGGCGAGCTGCGCCAGCGCCGGATCATTCCCTGATCGGCGGAGCTTCGGCCACATCAGCGCCGACGCGTTGTGCACACAGGCCTTCTGTGCCCTACCAGCGACCGAGGCCAAGCAGCCTACTGTCCGTAGGGCGCAAGATAATGCGCGGGGATGGCGACCGTGAACAGTGCCCCCGACAGCGCCATGACGATCAGCCCCGCAAACAGCGCGCCCAGCCCGGCAAAGCCGCC
This genomic window contains:
- a CDS encoding SDR family oxidoreductase, whose translation is MMKTNTALIVGAHGVIGSNLASHLAALGNWNIVGLSRRGGPSQGQIRHVAVDLLDIKDAREKLGSLSDVTHIFYAAYQDRPSWAELVEPNVAMLRNVVDTVEPAAKNLRHISLMQGYKVYGAHLGPFKTPARETDAKHMPPEFNIDQQDLLEDRQQGKSWSWSALRPSVVIGQALGNPMNLAIAIAVYASMSRELGLPLRFPGKPGAYDKIIEMTDADLLARATVWAATDERCANQAFNITNGDLFRWNEMWPQIAANFGIDTAPPLPMSLDTIMGDKQPLWDKMKARHGLVDTPYSDVSSWRFADFVFGWDYDFFADGSKARRFGFHEFVDTEEMFMRTFGELRQRRIIP